GTCGCCCTCGTCATGGGCCTCGGGCTCAAGAAGCAAAGCCGCGCCGCCCGCGACCAGCTGGCGAGGTTCACGGCCGACGCCAAGGCGATGACCGCCCGGCTGAAAGGTGAGCTGGAGGGCTTCGCCGACCTTTCCGCCGAGGCGCGGGCCAAGCTCCGGGGCGCAATCGACACGGTGGATGGGCGGCTCAAGGACTTCGACGCGCTGGTCGAAGTGCTCCAGCAGGAAGCCGAGGAGACGGCGCTCGACGTCGCGGCGTTCGTGCGCACGGTGCGCCGCTCGGGCGCCGTGCTCGGCGCGGCGAGGCGCGCCGTGCGCTCGCGGCGGGGCGCGGGAGAGTAGCGGCCGCGGTGCGACGGGGGCTCCTGCTCCTTGCGGTGGCGGCACTGCTCGTCGCGCTCCTCCCGTCCGACGGATGGGCGTGGTCGCCGGGAACCCACATCTTCCTCGGCCAGTCGGTCCTCGCGAACCTCCCGCTGCTGCCCGGCGCCGTCGCGGACCTGCTGCGCGCCTTCCCCCTCGATTTCCTCTACGGCTCCATCGCCGCCGACACGTCCTTCGCCAAGAAGTACGCGCCGGTGGGCCGCCACAGTCACGCCTGGCACGTGGGCCAGGAGATCGCCGAGCTGGCGGGGAGTGAGTCGCTGCGGGCGTTCGGGCTCGGTTACCTCGCCCACCTCGCGGCGGACGTCGTGGCGCACAACTTCTTCGTGCCGCGCCGGCTGGTGCTCACGTCGTCCACCCGCGCCCTCGGCCACTCCTACTGGGAGGCGCGCTTCGACATGCACGTGGGCGAAGGCTGCGCGAAGACGGCCCGGGAGATCATCGGTCGCGACCACCGCGCCAGCGACGAGCACCTCGACCGC
This portion of the Gemmatimonadales bacterium genome encodes:
- a CDS encoding zinc dependent phospholipase C family protein encodes the protein MRRGLLLLAVAALLVALLPSDGWAWSPGTHIFLGQSVLANLPLLPGAVADLLRAFPLDFLYGSIAADTSFAKKYAPVGRHSHAWHVGQEIAELAGSESLRAFGLGYLAHLAADVVAHNFFVPRRLVLTSSTRALGHSYWEARFDMHVGEGCAKTAREIIGRDHRASDEHLDRIISPTIFSVRTNRRLFRGLVQLTDLAQWQRVVQIAADRSRWDLPEHEVERHMATSFDFVMDFFIARDAAQALRFDPSGTDALSAAKRMRRHALQSGGRRDRERVTDVAEEHFGLPRTGLGYWDGYDVEPAWRRPGPRVTARRARH